One segment of Alistipes finegoldii DSM 17242 DNA contains the following:
- the carB gene encoding carbamoyl-phosphate synthase large subunit, with the protein MPKRRDIKKVMVIGSGPIVIGQAAEFDYAGTQACLALKEEGYEVILVNSNPATIMTDTHIADKVYMEPLTLEYVAKIIRFERPDAIVPGLGGQTGLNLAVQLAKKGILKECQVEILGTSFESIERAEDRELFKELCESLGEPVIESKIAMSVEEAVEVAAEIGYPVVLRPAYTLGGTGGGFADNEEQLREMMRHALFLSPVHQVLVEKSIKGYKEIEFEVMRDHNDTAISICCMENIDPVGVHTGDSIVVAPCQTLTNKEFQMLRDSALKIIRELKIEGGCNVQFALDPLSFKYYLIEVNPRVSRSSALASKASGYPIARVTAKVAVGLTLDEIMLANTPASFEPTLDYVVTKVARFPFDKFSDASNKLGTQMKATGEVMSIGRTMEESLLKAMRSLETGVCHIYHKKFEDWTNDWLLEYIAEPTDDRLYAIAQLIRGGVDLVLIYNRTKIDMFFLEKFKNIVEFERVVEAAPMDIEVLREAKRMGFSDKFIGQLWGVSQHDMYLLREKNGIFPVYKMIDTCASEFSSYVPYFYSTYEDENESQVSDKEKIVVLGSGPIRIGQGVEFDYSTVHAIWSIREAGYEAIIINNNPETVSTDYTTSDKLYFEPLMVEDVMNVIHLEKPKAIVVSLGGQTAINLAEPLSRLGVPIIGTDCEAIRNAEDRGCFERIMEELRIPQPEAEAVTDIESGVKAAARIGYPVLVRPSYVLGGRAMQIVSNEERLRHYLQTAVEVNDDSPVLVDRYIMGKELEVDAICDGKDVFIPGIMEHVERTGIHSGDSISVYPTFSVSQKAKDKIIDYTVKLGLRIGIIGLYNIQFILDGNDEVYVIEVNPRSSRTVPFLSKSTGVPMAHIATQVILGKTLKELGVTEVYGKEKKRWYVKAPAFSFAKIRGMDSYLSPEMKSTGEAIGYDDKLTRALYKALQATGMNVCNYGTIFVTIADHDKEQALPLVRRFYDLGFNVEATTGTAEFLREHGIRTRTRRKLSEGSSEIIDALRQGHVSYVINTIDINQHNTRLDGYEIRRTAVENNVTIFTALETVQVLLDVLEEITFGVSTIDAK; encoded by the coding sequence ATGCCTAAGAGAAGAGATATAAAGAAGGTAATGGTTATCGGTTCGGGTCCGATCGTCATCGGACAGGCCGCCGAATTCGACTATGCGGGCACGCAGGCCTGCCTCGCACTCAAGGAAGAGGGCTACGAGGTGATTCTCGTGAATTCGAACCCCGCCACGATCATGACCGACACGCATATTGCGGACAAGGTATACATGGAGCCGCTGACGCTCGAATACGTCGCCAAGATCATCCGCTTCGAACGCCCCGACGCCATCGTGCCGGGACTGGGCGGGCAGACGGGTCTGAACCTCGCGGTGCAGCTCGCCAAGAAGGGCATTCTGAAAGAGTGTCAGGTCGAGATTCTGGGCACCTCGTTCGAGTCGATCGAACGTGCCGAGGACCGCGAACTTTTCAAGGAGCTGTGCGAATCGCTGGGCGAGCCGGTGATCGAGTCGAAGATCGCCATGTCGGTCGAGGAGGCCGTCGAGGTCGCCGCCGAGATCGGCTATCCCGTCGTGCTGCGTCCCGCCTATACGCTGGGCGGCACGGGCGGCGGCTTCGCCGACAACGAGGAGCAGCTGCGCGAGATGATGCGCCACGCCCTGTTCCTTTCGCCCGTACATCAGGTGCTCGTCGAGAAGAGCATCAAGGGATACAAGGAGATCGAGTTCGAGGTGATGCGCGACCACAACGACACGGCCATCAGCATCTGCTGCATGGAGAACATCGACCCCGTGGGCGTCCATACGGGCGACTCGATCGTCGTGGCGCCGTGCCAGACGCTCACCAATAAGGAGTTCCAGATGCTGCGCGACAGCGCCCTGAAGATCATCCGCGAGCTGAAGATCGAAGGCGGCTGCAACGTGCAGTTCGCACTCGACCCCCTGTCGTTCAAATACTACCTGATCGAGGTGAATCCCCGCGTGTCGCGCTCCTCGGCCCTCGCATCGAAGGCCAGCGGTTATCCGATCGCGCGCGTTACGGCCAAGGTGGCCGTGGGTCTAACCCTCGACGAGATCATGCTGGCCAATACGCCCGCCAGCTTCGAGCCGACGCTCGACTACGTCGTGACCAAAGTCGCCCGCTTCCCGTTCGACAAGTTCAGCGACGCGTCGAACAAGCTCGGTACGCAGATGAAAGCCACGGGCGAGGTGATGTCGATCGGCCGCACGATGGAGGAGAGCCTGCTGAAGGCGATGCGTTCGCTCGAAACCGGCGTCTGCCATATCTACCACAAGAAGTTCGAAGACTGGACGAACGACTGGCTGCTGGAATACATCGCCGAGCCTACCGACGACCGGCTGTATGCCATCGCGCAGCTGATCCGCGGCGGCGTCGATCTGGTGCTGATCTACAACCGCACGAAAATCGACATGTTCTTCCTCGAAAAGTTCAAGAATATCGTCGAATTCGAGCGCGTCGTCGAGGCCGCTCCGATGGATATCGAAGTGCTGCGCGAAGCCAAGCGCATGGGTTTCAGCGATAAGTTCATCGGCCAGCTGTGGGGCGTCTCGCAGCACGACATGTACCTGCTGCGCGAGAAGAACGGCATCTTCCCGGTCTACAAGATGATCGACACCTGCGCCAGCGAGTTCAGTTCCTACGTGCCTTATTTCTACTCGACCTACGAGGACGAGAACGAGTCGCAGGTGAGCGACAAGGAGAAGATCGTGGTGCTCGGTTCCGGTCCGATCCGCATCGGTCAGGGCGTCGAGTTCGACTATTCGACCGTACACGCCATCTGGTCGATCCGCGAAGCGGGCTATGAAGCCATCATCATCAACAACAACCCCGAAACCGTCTCGACCGACTATACCACCAGCGACAAACTCTACTTCGAGCCGCTGATGGTCGAGGACGTGATGAACGTCATCCACCTCGAAAAACCGAAGGCGATCGTCGTGTCGCTCGGCGGACAGACCGCCATCAACCTCGCCGAGCCGCTCTCCCGGCTGGGCGTGCCCATCATCGGCACCGACTGCGAAGCTATCCGCAACGCCGAGGACCGCGGCTGCTTCGAGAGGATCATGGAGGAGCTGCGCATCCCGCAGCCCGAAGCCGAAGCCGTCACCGACATCGAGTCGGGCGTGAAGGCCGCCGCCCGCATCGGCTATCCGGTGCTGGTGCGTCCGAGTTACGTGCTGGGCGGCCGCGCCATGCAGATCGTTTCGAACGAGGAGCGCCTGCGCCACTACCTGCAGACGGCCGTCGAGGTCAACGACGACTCGCCGGTGCTGGTAGACCGCTACATCATGGGCAAGGAGCTTGAGGTGGACGCCATCTGCGACGGCAAGGACGTCTTTATCCCCGGCATCATGGAGCATGTCGAGCGCACGGGTATCCATTCGGGCGACTCGATCAGCGTCTATCCGACCTTCAGCGTCAGCCAGAAGGCCAAGGACAAGATCATCGACTACACGGTGAAGCTCGGTCTGCGGATCGGCATCATCGGTCTCTACAATATCCAGTTCATCCTCGACGGCAACGACGAAGTCTACGTCATCGAGGTCAATCCCCGCTCGTCGCGCACGGTGCCGTTCCTCTCCAAATCGACGGGCGTCCCGATGGCCCATATCGCCACGCAGGTGATTCTGGGCAAGACGCTGAAGGAACTGGGCGTCACCGAAGTATACGGCAAGGAGAAGAAACGCTGGTACGTCAAGGCGCCGGCCTTCTCGTTCGCCAAGATCCGCGGCATGGATTCCTACCTCTCGCCTGAGATGAAATCCACGGGCGAGGCCATCGGCTACGACGACAAGCTCACCCGCGCGCTTTACAAGGCGTTGCAGGCGACGGGCATGAACGTCTGCAACTACGGCACGATCTTCGTCACCATCGCCGACCACGACAAGGAGCAGGCGCTGCCCCTCGTGCGGCGTTTCTACGACCTCGGCTTCAACGTCGAGGCGACGACCGGGACCGCCGAATTCCTGCGCGAACACGGCATCCGCACCCGCACGCGGCGCAAGTTGAGCGAGGGCAGTTCGGAGATCATCGACGCGCTCCGTCAGGGCCACGTGAGCTACGTGATCAATACCATCGACATCAACCAGCACAATACCCGGCTCGACGGATACGAAATCCGCCGCACGGCCGTCGAGAACAACGTGACGATCTTCACGGCGCTCGAAACGGTGCAGGTGCTGCTGGACGTGCTCGAAGAGATCACCTTCGGAGTCTCGACCATCGACGCGAAGTGA
- the carA gene encoding glutamine-hydrolyzing carbamoyl-phosphate synthase small subunit — protein sequence MKPFTKKIVLENGREFYGYGFGADREVINEIVFNTSMVGYQEIMSDPSYTDQMVVMTYPLIGNYGMADEDYETKTPTIGGMIVREYNDSPSNFRYTKTLNEVFEEHDIPAIWGVDTRTLTRIIRNEGTQKVIITGADTPLEEALRKVREYALPHDMVSRVSCKKRWMSRVPNHKYDVVAVDCGIKYNIIRQLNRVGCNVTVVPFDSTLEEIMAFRPDGVVLSNGPGNPQDVTPVIELVRQLRGKLPIFGICMGHQLISLAYGAKTVKMKFGHRGGNHPVKNLATGKIEITSQNHSYAVDVDSLAGTGLELTHVNLLDGTAEGVECVGDAVFSMQYHPESASGPQDSGYLFRKFTKIMEERKNA from the coding sequence ATGAAACCATTTACGAAGAAAATTGTCTTGGAGAACGGCCGTGAGTTTTACGGCTACGGCTTCGGCGCCGACCGCGAGGTCATTAACGAGATCGTCTTCAATACCTCGATGGTGGGGTATCAGGAGATTATGTCCGACCCCTCCTACACGGACCAGATGGTCGTGATGACCTATCCGCTGATCGGTAATTACGGTATGGCCGACGAGGATTACGAAACGAAGACTCCGACCATCGGCGGCATGATCGTGCGCGAGTACAACGACTCGCCGAGCAACTTCCGCTATACGAAGACCCTGAACGAGGTCTTCGAGGAGCATGACATTCCCGCGATCTGGGGCGTGGACACCCGCACCCTGACGCGCATCATCCGTAACGAAGGCACCCAGAAGGTGATTATCACCGGCGCGGACACGCCCCTCGAAGAGGCGCTCCGCAAAGTGCGCGAGTACGCCCTTCCCCACGACATGGTTTCGCGCGTGAGCTGCAAGAAACGCTGGATGTCGCGCGTCCCCAACCACAAATACGACGTGGTGGCGGTCGACTGCGGCATCAAGTACAACATCATCCGCCAGCTGAACCGCGTGGGCTGCAACGTGACGGTCGTGCCGTTCGACTCGACGCTGGAGGAGATCATGGCCTTCCGTCCCGACGGCGTCGTGCTGTCGAACGGTCCCGGCAACCCGCAGGACGTGACGCCCGTGATCGAGCTGGTCAGGCAGCTGCGCGGCAAACTGCCGATCTTCGGCATCTGCATGGGCCATCAGCTCATTTCGCTGGCTTACGGCGCCAAGACCGTGAAGATGAAGTTCGGCCACCGCGGCGGCAACCACCCCGTGAAGAATCTGGCCACCGGCAAGATCGAGATCACGAGCCAGAACCACAGCTACGCCGTGGACGTCGATTCACTGGCCGGTACGGGGCTAGAGCTGACCCACGTAAACCTGCTCGACGGCACGGCCGAGGGCGTGGAGTGTGTCGGCGACGCTGTTTTCTCGATGCAGTATCACCCGGAGAGCGCTTCGGGTCCGCAGGACAGCGGCTATTTGTTCAGAAAGTTTACCAAAATAATGGAGGAGCGTAAAAATGCCTAA
- a CDS encoding dihydroorotase, producing MKTLYTNAVIYTGGRFAAGEFAVEGGRIVPVAGAAPDRTVDLGGRHVIPGLVDVHVHLREPGFSQKETIASGTAAAARGGYTTVCSMPNLNPAPDAPDTLRAQAEIIRRDAVVRVVPYGCITMGQRGAGELVDFAALAPDVVGFSDDGRGVQSDELMEEAMRRAAKAGRPVVAHCEVDDLLRGGYIHDGEYCRAHGHKGICSESEWKQVERDIALAEKTGCQYHVCHVSTKESVELVRRAKARGVRVSCETAPHYLLLCDEDLQEDGRFKMNPPLRSREDRDALIAGVADGTIEVIATDHAPHTAEEKSRGLAGSAMGIVGLECAFPLMYKYMVLPGTLTLEKLVALMSDNPRRIFGLGGGLNVGGEADFTVLALGAQYEIDPAAFLSKGRATPFAGWPVQGRAVLTVVGGREAYRDDGLQL from the coding sequence ATGAAGACACTTTATACCAATGCCGTGATCTACACCGGCGGCCGTTTTGCGGCCGGGGAGTTCGCCGTCGAGGGAGGCCGCATCGTGCCCGTCGCGGGCGCGGCGCCCGACCGGACCGTGGACCTCGGCGGCCGGCATGTGATTCCGGGACTCGTGGACGTGCACGTCCACCTGCGCGAACCGGGATTTTCGCAGAAGGAGACCATCGCCTCCGGAACGGCCGCGGCCGCACGGGGCGGATACACGACGGTCTGTTCGATGCCGAACCTGAACCCTGCGCCCGATGCGCCCGATACGCTTCGTGCGCAGGCCGAGATCATCCGCCGCGACGCCGTGGTGCGGGTCGTGCCTTACGGCTGTATCACGATGGGACAGCGGGGTGCCGGCGAGCTGGTCGATTTCGCGGCCCTCGCGCCCGATGTTGTCGGCTTCTCGGACGACGGCCGCGGCGTGCAGTCCGACGAACTGATGGAGGAGGCGATGCGCCGGGCGGCAAAAGCCGGCCGGCCGGTCGTGGCCCACTGCGAGGTGGACGACCTGCTGCGGGGCGGCTATATCCACGACGGCGAATACTGCCGTGCGCACGGGCACAAGGGTATCTGCTCCGAGAGCGAGTGGAAGCAGGTGGAACGCGACATCGCGCTGGCCGAAAAGACCGGTTGCCAGTATCACGTCTGCCACGTCTCGACCAAGGAGAGCGTCGAGCTGGTACGGCGTGCGAAGGCCCGCGGCGTGCGTGTGAGCTGCGAAACGGCGCCGCATTATCTGCTGCTCTGCGACGAGGATTTGCAGGAGGACGGACGCTTCAAGATGAATCCGCCGCTGCGCAGCCGCGAAGACCGCGACGCGCTGATCGCGGGCGTCGCGGACGGTACGATTGAGGTGATCGCCACCGACCATGCGCCCCATACCGCCGAAGAGAAGTCGCGCGGACTGGCCGGCAGCGCCATGGGAATCGTGGGCTTGGAGTGCGCTTTCCCGCTGATGTATAAATATATGGTGTTGCCGGGAACGCTCACGCTCGAAAAGCTTGTCGCGCTGATGTCCGACAATCCCCGCCGGATATTCGGTCTGGGCGGCGGCCTGAACGTCGGCGGCGAAGCCGACTTCACGGTGCTCGCCCTCGGCGCACAGTACGAGATAGACCCTGCGGCGTTCCTCTCGAAGGGCCGCGCCACGCCTTTCGCCGGCTGGCCGGTGCAGGGCCGCGCCGTGCTGACGGTCGTCGGGGGCCGGGAGGCATACCGGGATGATGGATTGCAGTTGTGA